AACCTCCAAAGAGCTTTTATTGAAATGTAACAAATGTGGAAACATTTTTAGAGAAACTGTAGAAGTAGAAAAACCCGTTGATGTGCGTGTTGTTGTAAGTGAATATGAATCATCCCATAAAACATTGGTGAAGCTGTATCCCGATGAATTTTTGGAGTTTGAAGGAGTTCTAGATCTTGATGGTCGTCCTGCTCAGATAACTTCCATTGAAAATAAGAGAGGTGGTAGGGTAATGGTGAGTCCTGTTTCAGAGATTGACACTATATGGGCCACATATATAGATACTCCCGCTCGTGTTGGAATTTCTGTTGATTATGGTGGAAGAATACTATCTAGAAAGGTTCAAGTTGATAGGGAATTTGAATTCACAATTGGGGATGTTGTTAAATTAGGAGATGTAATTTTTAAAATAAGAGCTATGAAAACTCAAGATAGAAAGATGAGAAAGGGTTTTGCTAAGGCATTTGTGATTAAAAGAGTATATGGTCGGCCTGGAGATGATTTAAAGCGTTACCAATATGATTTAACTTCTAAAATATTTAAGTTGGATGGTGTTGAAACAGATGAGGAAAGATAGAGAACAGTTAGTTTCCAACCTTTCAGATAGGGGATATATAAATTCTGAAATAGTCAAAGATGCTATGATAAAGGTTCCGCGTGAAGAATTCATGACTCCTGAAACAAAGAGTTATGCATATCTTGATAGGCCAATACCTTTGAAAAATGGTCAAACAATATCTGCACCTCATATGGTTGCTATTATATGCGAAAAACTTGGCCTAAAAAAAGGTATGAAGGTTTTAGAGATAGGAACCGGTTTTGGGTATAATGCTGCTGTGGTGGCAGAGATAATTGGCCCCGAAGGGCATGTTTATACTATTGAACGAATTGAAAATTTAAAAAATACTGCCGAACAGAATTTGAATCGTACAGGTTATTCTAAAAATGTTACTCTAATATTGGGTGATGGTACCAATGGATACAATGAACAGGCACCTTACGATCGAATATACGCTACTGCGAGTGCACCAAAGATACCAGAGCCTTTAAAAAAACAGTTAAAAATTGGGGGACGATTGATGACTCCAATTGGTCAGGATACATCAGTTCAAGAGTTACTTTGTTTAACAAGGATCAATGAGAATGATTACAAGTCCCATAATCTTGGTGGTGTTGTTTTTGTTCCAATGATATGGGAACATGGTTGGCCAGAGTAAATTAAACCTAAATTATTGCTTGGTAGTATTCCTATTTTTAAATAAAAGTTTAGGTAATTTATTTCATTATTCAATTAAAAATCAAACCAAATAAAATTTCTAATTTAAATTTAACTCAAAATATTTAGATAATTCATTGATAGATTAAATAACATATGTTAAATTGACCTATAGTTAAAAGGAAGAAGAAAATGAAGATATACATTGATACATTTGGATGTACATTTAATCAAGCAGATTCTCAAATAATGGCGGGATTATTGAATGAGAATAATGGAAGTTTAACAAGTTCTATTGAAGATGCTGATGTAATCATTATAAACACATGTTATGTAAAGCATCCCACTGAACAGAAGGTTATAACCAAGATTCAAAGGTTAAAGAATAGGTTTCCAGATAAAAAATTGATAATTTCAGGGTGTATGGTTGAAATAGATCCAGAAAAACTTGAAAAAGCCGCTCCAGAAGCTAGCTGGATAGGGCCTCATAAAATCCAAAATGCACCAGAAATAGTTAAATCAGTTATGGATGGAAATATTGTTAGAGCTACAGGTTATTCTAATAAATCAAAGGTTTGTCTTCCAAAAATACGTTCAAACCCTTTAATACATATTATCCAAATATGCGAGGGCTGTGATGGTGCGTGTAGTTACTGTTGCACAAGATTTGCAAGAGGAAGTCTTCAGAGTTACTCCATTGAAATGATTAAAAGAGAAGCTGAACAGGCAGTATCTGAAGGATGTAAAGAAATACAACTAACTGCGCAGGACTCAGCGGCGTTCGGTAGAGACAGTGGAGAATCACTTTCTAATTTGATGAACCATATTGCAGATATTGAAGGCGATTTTAAGATTAGAGTGGGTATGATGCATCCAAAAAGTATGATGGGTGATGTTGGAGGGATAATTGATGCATTCAAACGAGATAAATTCTATAAGTTTCTCCATATTCCTATTCAAAGTGGAAATAATAAAATACTTAGTGATATGAATCGTTGCCACAGTGTAGAAGAATTCAAAGATATAGTAACTAAGTTTAAAGAAGAAATAACAGATATTTCAATTTCAACTGATATCATAGTGGGATATCCAACAGAAGATGATGATGCATTTTTAGATACTATGGAATTAATTCAAGAAATAAAACCTGATTTTCTACATATTTCTAAATATATGCACAGGCCAGGTACACCCTCTTCTGATCTTGAAGAAATAGGATATAATACCATGAAGAAACGTTCCAAGGCACTTAAATACTTGAAAGAAAAAATTGCAATTGAAAATAATATGGAATTGATTGGAACAACTCAGAAGGTTTTAGTAACAAATAAAGGTAGTAAAGGTGGATATGTTGCACGTACAAATTCATATAAAACAGTTATTATTGAAAATGCTATTATTGGAACATTTTTAGATGTTGTTATAACTGATGCAAAGCCCACGTATTTAATTGGATCAAAATTAGATTAAATGCAATATTTTAACTGAGAATAACGCAATAAAAAAATAAAATTTCTACTTTGTTTTATTCATGTGTATTTCATTCTAATTTTATTGAAGTATTTTCAAAAAAATATTAGTAGATTATCTATTTTTTTTGTTTTAGTTTGTTCCGATTCTTATTGCATTTAAAATAACAGCCAGGGTTAGTCCCATGTCTCCAAATGCTACTGCCATCCACAATGATACGAATCCGAGTACAGCAAAAATAGCGAATGACCCCTTAACAATAATTGATAAAGAAACGTTTTGTTTGACAATGGACATTGTCCTTCTACTTAAGTCTATTAGATAATTAATTTTTGAGATGTCATCGTGCATTAAAGCAATATCTGCAGTTTCTATGGCTACATCAGAACCTGCTGTCCCCATTGCAATACCTACATTTGATATGGCTAGTGCGGGTGCATCATTTACACCATCACCAACCATTGCAACGTGTTTATCTTTATCAATTAGTTTGTTGATAATTTCAACTTTATCTTTGGGTAATAATCCGGAATAATAATCATTTATACCTATTTCAGAAGATACTGCTCTAGCTGTTCCTTTATTATCTCCAGTAAGCATTATGGTTCTTATATTCTTTTCTTTAAGTATTGTAATGGTTTTTTTAGAAAGAGGCCTAATTTTGTCCATTAATCCTATTAACCCAATAATATGTTGATCATCACCTATCATAACAATTGTTTTGCCTTCGTTTTCAATTTTATTTATTATTTTATCAGGAAATTCTGGATTATTTTTAAATAAACCTTTTTTTCCAATATAAAATATTTTATTATCGATATTGCCTTTAATGCCCATCCCTGTAACAGATTCAAAGTCGTAAACTTTCTTAAATTTCAAATCAATTTCTTTTTCACTGTAACTTAT
This Methanobacterium spitsbergense DNA region includes the following protein-coding sequences:
- a CDS encoding HVO_0476 family zinc finger protein, producing the protein MKCTVCGSESCEILKSKGKTSKELLLKCNKCGNIFRETVEVEKPVDVRVVVSEYESSHKTLVKLYPDEFLEFEGVLDLDGRPAQITSIENKRGGRVMVSPVSEIDTIWATYIDTPARVGISVDYGGRILSRKVQVDREFEFTIGDVVKLGDVIFKIRAMKTQDRKMRKGFAKAFVIKRVYGRPGDDLKRYQYDLTSKIFKLDGVETDEER
- a CDS encoding protein-L-isoaspartate(D-aspartate) O-methyltransferase, which codes for MRKDREQLVSNLSDRGYINSEIVKDAMIKVPREEFMTPETKSYAYLDRPIPLKNGQTISAPHMVAIICEKLGLKKGMKVLEIGTGFGYNAAVVAEIIGPEGHVYTIERIENLKNTAEQNLNRTGYSKNVTLILGDGTNGYNEQAPYDRIYATASAPKIPEPLKKQLKIGGRLMTPIGQDTSVQELLCLTRINENDYKSHNLGGVVFVPMIWEHGWPE
- a CDS encoding tRNA (N(6)-L-threonylcarbamoyladenosine(37)-C(2))-methylthiotransferase, which translates into the protein MKIYIDTFGCTFNQADSQIMAGLLNENNGSLTSSIEDADVIIINTCYVKHPTEQKVITKIQRLKNRFPDKKLIISGCMVEIDPEKLEKAAPEASWIGPHKIQNAPEIVKSVMDGNIVRATGYSNKSKVCLPKIRSNPLIHIIQICEGCDGACSYCCTRFARGSLQSYSIEMIKREAEQAVSEGCKEIQLTAQDSAAFGRDSGESLSNLMNHIADIEGDFKIRVGMMHPKSMMGDVGGIIDAFKRDKFYKFLHIPIQSGNNKILSDMNRCHSVEEFKDIVTKFKEEITDISISTDIIVGYPTEDDDAFLDTMELIQEIKPDFLHISKYMHRPGTPSSDLEEIGYNTMKKRSKALKYLKEKIAIENNMELIGTTQKVLVTNKGSKGGYVARTNSYKTVIIENAIIGTFLDVVITDAKPTYLIGSKLD